The Phycisphaerae bacterium sequence GGGTTGGGCCTGAGCGAGAAGGACGTGCACGACGTATGTTTTGGCGGCTGCACGGAGACGATGATTCAGGGTTGCAGCAACGTGGGGTCGCTGGCGGGCCTGTTGCACATGCTGGGGAATCTGGAGAGGAACCTTCCGGGCCGGTTGGCGGGTTCGGCGAGTTTCGAGGAGTTTTTGGACGGTTGGCTTGTGGATCTGGGCGAGGAGATCGGCGGAGTGTGCGCGTCGATCAGCGAGGACAGCGAGGCGAAGGCGCGGTTTTTTCCGCAGATGATCCGGACGCTGCTGGTGGACGACTGCATCGATCGCGGTCGGGAGTTCTGTCACGGCGGCGCGCGGTACAACTGGGAGGTGGTGGGTTTGGAGGGTTTCGCGAACGTGATCGATTCGCTGTTTTCGCTTCGGGAGCTGGTGTTTGGCGGGGAGGTTTCGGCGGCGACGATGCTGGCGGCGCTGGAGGCGGATTTTGCGGGTCATGAGGGTCTGCTGGCGCGGATCGGGAAGCTGCCGAAATACGGGCAGGGCGACGCGGAGGTGGATCGGATCGCGGCGCGGGTGGCGGAGTTTACGTTCGGTCAGTTCGCGCGGTACACGGGATTTCGCGGGACGAAGTTTCTGGCGTCGTGCCTGATGTTCACGACGTACGCGGATCGCGGGAAGATTTGTGGGGCGACGCCGGACGGTCGGCGGGCGGGTCAGCCGCTGGCGGACAGTTTCGGTGCGTATCAGGGTCGCGACACGAAGGGTCCGACGGCGCTGTTGAATTCGGTGACGTCGTATCCGCACCAGGCGGCGCCGGGGACGCTGGTGATCAATATCCGGTTTACGCGGGACACGCTGACGGAGCCGTCGTTGTGCGGGAAGCTTCGGTCGCTGCTGGAGACGTATTTCGCCCGTGGCGGGATGCAGATTCAGATCAACGTGGTGGATCAGGCGACGATTCGCGACGCGATCGAGCATCCGGAGCGGCACGAGAATTTGATTATCCGGGCCGGAGGGTTTTCGGCGTATTTCAACGAGCTGTCGGAGGCTCTGAAGCAGACGATACTGGAGAGGTCGGTTCATGCCTGAGACGATTGAGCAACTCCGCGAGGTTCGCGGAACGGTTTTTGATGTGAAGCGGTTCGCCATCCACGACGGTCCGGGGATTCGCACCACGGTGTTCCTGAAGGGCTGCAACATGACGTGCTGGTGGTGCCACAATCCGGAGTCGAAGCGGGCGGAGCCGCAGTTGTTTTTGTATGCGACGCGGTGCACGTCGTGCGGGCGGTGCGTGGAGGTTTGTCCGGTGGGCGCGCATCGGATTGAGGGCGGCGCGCACACGATCGACCGGGCGCGGTGCCGGCTTTGCGGGGCGTGCGTGACGGCGTGTCCGGCCGGTGCGTTGAAGATTGTGGGTCAGTCGCGGACGGCGGGCGAGGTGATCGACGAGGTGCTGGAGGACAAGCACTACTACGAGACGTCGGGCGGGGGGATGACGATTTCGGGAGGCGAGCCGCTGTGCCAGGCGGGGTTTACGCACGCGCTGCTGTCGCTGGCGCGGCACTATGGGCTTCACACGTGTCTGGACACGAACGCGGGCGTCGATATGGCGTCGGCGAACGGGATGCTGGAGCTGGTGGATTTGTTTCTGGTGGACATCAAGCAGACGGATCCGGCGCGGTGCCCGGAGCAGTGCGGGGTATCGTTTGAGCGGATTCGGAGCGGTCTGGATCGGTTGGCCCGCGGCGGCGGGAAGATCGTTTTGCGGTGTCCGGTGATACCGACGGTGAACGCGGAGGACGATGGGCACTGGTCGGCGGTGGCGGAGTTGGCGGCTGGATGCGATCGGGTGGTTGGCGTGGAGTATCTGCCGTATCACCGGTTGTGGATCAGCAAGATGGAGGGGTTGGGATTGCGGGTGGACGAGGCGCGTCGCGGGTTGACGGAGATCAGGGCGGATCGGCTGGCGCGGATTCACGAGTTGCTTGGCCGCTGCGGCAAGAGCGTTGCGAAAGGATAGACGATGGGCGTGAATGTTGTTGAGGCGAGGGCGGCGAAGCTCGACGGTTTTCCGGGACTTCGCCGGATGTTCGAGAGGCGTCGGCCGTTCGACCGGACGCACGGGTTTTTGAGCGACCGGTTTAGCTGTCCGCCGGAGCTGTCGGGGATTCCGCATCCCGGGATTCGGACGGCGGCGACGCTGGGACGGATCATGGAGATCGCGGAGGTGGTGGTGGGGCCGGAGGAGTTGCTGGTGGGGACGTACGCGCGTCAGCCGTCGGAGGGTCCGGACCGGACGGCGGACTGGGTCGGGGCGGCGTCGCACATGGGGGGGATATACGGGCACATGGCGATCGACTATGATCGGCTGCTTTCGATGGGGTTGGCGGGGATTCGGGAGATTTTGCAGAGGAAGCTTGAGCGGTTGATGCGCGAGGAGTCGTCGCTTCACGCGGAGGGGCTGGAGGGGCGGATCGGGGAGGTCGGTCCGGAGCGGTATCAGCGGGAGGATTTTTTGCGTGGGGGATTGATCGCGATTGACGGGGTGTTGCGGCTGCGGGATCGGTATGTGGAGGCGTGCCGGCGGCTGCTGGATGAGGTGGATGATTCGGAGCTCAAGGCGAACGTCCGGGTTCAGATCGGGTTGCTGGAGCGGGTTCCGGAGCATCCGGCGCGGACGTTTCACGAGGCGCTGCAGAGCATTTACTTCATGTTCACGATCTTCAACGGGGTGGATGGGGTGACGATGGCGCTGGGGCGGCTGGACCAGGTGCTGTGGCCGTTCTATGAGCGGGACGTGGCGGCAGGGCGGCTGACGCGGGAGCGGGCGATTGAGCTGTTGGGGGCGTTGTCGATCAAGATTTCGGAGTTGGCTGAGGTGCCGTTAAGTCTGATGAGCGGGGGCGTGGATCGGGAGGGTCGGGCGGCGGTCAATGAGCTGACGTATCTGCTGCTGGAGGCGATGGATTTGTTGCGGCTTCACAATCCGTCGGTGGGGCTGGCGGTGAACGAGGAGACACCGGAGGCGTTGCTGGAGAGGTCGGCGGAGATGATCTGCAGCGGGTATTGCCATCCGGCGTTGTTCAACGATCGGGTGATTATCGAGGGTCTGGAGCGGTTTGGGGTGAAGCCGGAGGATGCGCGGTGGCATCAGCATTGCACGTGCACGGAGATTACGACGTGCGGGAGCAGCGGGATTTGGGTGGTGGCGTCGTACATGAATTTCGGGCGGGTGTTTGAGTGGATCGCCGGTCGGGCGGAGGGGAGCGAGGGGAGTTTGTGCGGCGGTCTTGACGTGGGGCCGCCGGGCGTGGAGTGGCTGGGGTATGGCGAGGGCGGATATGGCCGGTTTGTGCCGGATTTGGGGGAGATCGGGTCGTTTGAGCGGCTGATGGAGGTGGTCAAGCGGCTGTTGGGGTACGTGATACGGGAGAACGTTCGGGTACAGAATCAGTGGGCGCGGTCGCGGCAGGTTCAGGGGGCGTTTCCGCTGTTGTCGCTGTTTGTGAACGATTGCATTGAGCGGGAGGCTGATCTGGAGCGGGGCGGTGCGCGGTATTACTTTTTCTATCCGCAGCTTGTGGGGTTGCCGACGGCGGTGGATTCGCTGGTGGCGATCAAGCGGCTGGTGTTTGAGGAGAAGCGGCTTGGATTAGCGGAGTTTGCGCGGATCGTGCGGGAGAACTTTGAGGGGCATGAGGAGCTGCGAAGTCTGATTCGCAATACGCTGCCGAAGTACGGGACGAACGATCCGGAGGCGGATGGGATCGCGGGGG is a genomic window containing:
- a CDS encoding glycyl-radical enzyme activating protein, which codes for MPETIEQLREVRGTVFDVKRFAIHDGPGIRTTVFLKGCNMTCWWCHNPESKRAEPQLFLYATRCTSCGRCVEVCPVGAHRIEGGAHTIDRARCRLCGACVTACPAGALKIVGQSRTAGEVIDEVLEDKHYYETSGGGMTISGGEPLCQAGFTHALLSLARHYGLHTCLDTNAGVDMASANGMLELVDLFLVDIKQTDPARCPEQCGVSFERIRSGLDRLARGGGKIVLRCPVIPTVNAEDDGHWSAVAELAAGCDRVVGVEYLPYHRLWISKMEGLGLRVDEARRGLTEIRADRLARIHELLGRCGKSVAKG